From the genome of Marixanthomonas ophiurae, one region includes:
- a CDS encoding phosphoribosylanthranilate isomerase — translation MKNIQLKVCGMKHNPMEVAALKPDYVGFIFYEGSPRNFEGEMPSLPSEVKKVGVFVNATISEILNKATQFQLDVIQLHGDETASFCEKLAASEEINSKIWKVFGIKDTFDFSVLKEYEPYVSAFLFDTKGKEKGGNGYAFNWNILKEYPSEIPFVLSGGIGLDEIKQLSEILKTKLPIFAIDVNSKFEEKPGLKNTQELQQFIDKLNTIQSHL, via the coding sequence ATGAAAAACATTCAACTAAAAGTCTGTGGCATGAAGCATAACCCAATGGAGGTGGCTGCTCTAAAACCGGATTATGTGGGTTTTATTTTTTATGAGGGCTCGCCACGAAATTTTGAAGGCGAAATGCCTTCCCTTCCTTCTGAAGTAAAAAAAGTTGGTGTTTTTGTTAATGCTACTATTTCTGAAATTTTAAATAAAGCAACCCAATTTCAGTTAGATGTTATTCAATTACACGGAGATGAAACAGCTTCATTTTGTGAAAAATTAGCTGCTTCAGAAGAAATAAATAGCAAAATTTGGAAAGTATTTGGTATAAAAGACACTTTCGATTTCTCCGTATTAAAAGAATATGAGCCCTATGTTTCTGCCTTTCTTTTTGACACAAAGGGAAAAGAAAAAGGCGGTAATGGCTACGCTTTTAACTGGAATATTTTAAAAGAGTATCCTTCAGAAATACCTTTTGTACTCAGTGGCGGAATTGGTTTAGATGAAATAAAGCAACTTTCAGAAATATTAAAAACCAAACTACCCATATTTGCTATTGATGTAAACAGCAAATTTGAAGAAAAACCTGGATTAAAGAATACACAAGAATTACAACAGTTTATAGATAAACTGAACACAATACAATCACACTTATGA
- the trpC gene encoding indole-3-glycerol phosphate synthase TrpC encodes MTILDKIIQNKIKEVNAKKALFPISLLEKSEAFSRTPISLAAALRNSNTGIIAEHKRRSPSKSVINDQVNLPEVVTGYSKAGVCGISVLTDTKYFGGSLDDLALARNCVDIPLLRKEFIIDSYQIYEAKAYGADAILLIAASLSDNQLKEFSKTAKQLDLDVLLEVHNEEELQRSLLTTVDMLGVNNRNLKTFDVSIDISKALSEKIPKDFVKISESGISNPETIKTLRKYGYKGFLIGETFMKTDNPGESANQFIDQLR; translated from the coding sequence ATGACTATTTTAGATAAAATAATTCAGAATAAAATAAAGGAAGTCAACGCTAAGAAAGCGCTTTTTCCCATATCACTTTTAGAAAAATCGGAAGCGTTTTCCCGCACTCCTATTTCGTTGGCTGCTGCTTTGCGAAATTCAAATACTGGGATTATCGCTGAACACAAAAGGCGTTCGCCCAGTAAATCGGTTATCAACGACCAAGTAAATTTACCCGAAGTTGTTACTGGCTACAGCAAAGCGGGCGTTTGCGGCATTTCAGTTTTAACTGACACCAAATATTTTGGTGGATCGTTAGACGATTTAGCATTGGCTAGAAACTGTGTAGACATTCCGTTGTTACGAAAAGAATTCATCATTGATTCGTATCAAATTTATGAAGCGAAAGCGTATGGTGCTGATGCTATTCTTTTAATCGCTGCTTCATTGAGTGACAATCAGCTGAAGGAATTTTCAAAAACCGCCAAGCAATTAGATTTAGATGTTTTATTGGAAGTTCATAACGAAGAAGAGCTTCAACGGTCCTTGTTGACTACTGTTGACATGTTAGGTGTAAACAATCGAAATTTAAAAACATTTGATGTTTCCATCGATATTAGCAAAGCACTTTCAGAAAAAATACCGAAAGACTTTGTAAAAATTTCAGAAAGTGGCATTAGCAACCCTGAAACTATAAAAACGTTACGAAAATATGGTTACAAGGGCTTTTTAATAGGTGAAACCTTTATGAAAACTGACAACCCCGGAGAAAGTGCCAACCAATTTATAGACCAGCTACGATGA
- the trpD gene encoding anthranilate phosphoribosyltransferase — MKQVLNRLINHEQLTKEEARNVLVSISEGKFNQSQIAAFLTVFMMRSVTLEELEGFRDALLDLCLAVDLKGYNTIDLCGTGGDSKDTFNISTLSSFVTAGAGVLVTKHGNYGVSSISGSSNVMEQLGIKFSSDTDFLKRSLDEAGICVLHAPLFHPAMKNVAPIRRDLAVKTFFNMLGPMVNPAFPKNQLVGVFNLELARLYGYLYQKSDKKYAILHAMDGYDEISLTGAVKVISNTSEKIMQPEDFGFKTIKQSDIHGGDTVESSANIFKTIISGNGTQQQNNVICANAGMAISVANQCSIETGIEKAKDSLQSGKALQVLQKLQKISA, encoded by the coding sequence ATGAAACAAGTACTTAACAGACTTATAAATCACGAACAATTAACCAAGGAAGAAGCTCGTAATGTTCTGGTTTCTATTAGTGAAGGAAAATTTAATCAAAGCCAAATAGCCGCTTTTTTAACGGTATTTATGATGCGAAGTGTCACGCTCGAAGAGCTAGAAGGTTTCCGTGATGCGTTATTGGATTTATGCCTTGCAGTAGATTTAAAAGGTTACAATACCATTGATCTTTGCGGAACCGGAGGCGATAGCAAAGACACCTTTAATATTTCCACACTTTCCTCATTTGTTACGGCAGGAGCCGGCGTTTTGGTTACTAAACACGGTAACTATGGCGTTTCGTCCATTAGCGGAAGTAGCAATGTAATGGAGCAATTGGGAATAAAATTTAGTAGCGATACTGACTTTTTAAAACGAAGTTTAGACGAAGCAGGCATCTGTGTTTTACACGCGCCACTTTTTCACCCAGCTATGAAAAATGTAGCACCCATACGAAGAGATTTAGCCGTAAAGACCTTTTTCAATATGTTGGGACCGATGGTAAATCCTGCTTTTCCAAAAAACCAATTAGTGGGCGTTTTTAATTTGGAATTAGCTCGTTTGTACGGTTATTTATATCAAAAAAGCGATAAAAAATATGCTATTTTACACGCGATGGATGGCTATGATGAAATTTCATTGACCGGAGCTGTAAAAGTAATTTCTAATACTTCGGAAAAAATTATGCAGCCTGAAGATTTTGGTTTTAAGACCATTAAACAATCTGATATTCATGGTGGTGACACAGTAGAATCTTCAGCAAATATCTTTAAAACTATTATCTCCGGAAACGGAACCCAGCAACAAAACAATGTAATTTGCGCCAATGCTGGAATGGCTATTTCGGTAGCCAATCAATGTAGTATTGAAACTGGGATTGAAAAAGCAAAAGATTCCTTACAATCTGGGAAAGCTTTACAGGTATTGCAAAAACTTCAAAAAATCAGCGCTTAA
- the cysS gene encoding cysteine--tRNA ligase, whose protein sequence is MKRYEEQELAIYNSISKQKEKFTPINEGTIGMYVCGPTVYSNVHLGNCRTFLSFDLVFRYLKHLGYKVRYVRNITDAGHLENDGESGDDPILKKARIEQIEPMEVVQKYTVDFHTIMETFNAHPPSIEPTATGHIIEQIQIVENIIEQGYAYEKNGSVYFDVMKYNENHNYGILSGRNLEDMIANTRELAAQSDKKNPQDFALWKKAEPQHIMRWPSPWSDGFPGWHLECTVMSTKYLGNQFDIHGGGMDLKFPHHECEIAQAEASNGQNPVNYWMHANMLTLNGKKMSKSTGNFILPRDMFTGNNDIFNKPFAPTVVKFFMYQAQYRSILDFSKEALEASQKGFNRLMDAYRSIGGVKTSESSSIDVTRWRQSCYDAMNDDFNSPILIAQLFEAAKFINALLDDTETITEKDLQLLQETMQDFIFDVLGLVDIAESNEQDGNKLNETIQLLIELRDQARANKDFATSDRIRDELQKAGIQLKDGKEGTTFSLN, encoded by the coding sequence ATGAAACGTTACGAAGAACAAGAACTTGCAATCTACAATTCCATCTCTAAGCAGAAAGAGAAATTTACACCTATTAACGAAGGCACTATCGGTATGTACGTTTGTGGCCCTACTGTTTATAGCAATGTGCATTTAGGGAATTGTCGTACGTTTTTATCATTCGACCTTGTTTTTCGTTATCTAAAACACCTTGGATATAAAGTTCGCTACGTTCGAAATATAACCGATGCTGGACACCTAGAAAACGATGGGGAAAGCGGGGACGATCCTATTTTGAAAAAAGCACGTATCGAGCAAATAGAACCGATGGAAGTGGTTCAGAAATATACAGTCGATTTCCATACTATTATGGAAACCTTCAATGCCCATCCTCCAAGTATTGAACCTACTGCAACGGGACATATTATCGAGCAAATTCAAATAGTAGAAAACATTATAGAACAAGGCTATGCCTATGAAAAAAACGGATCTGTTTATTTTGATGTGATGAAATATAATGAAAATCATAATTACGGAATTTTAAGTGGTCGAAACTTAGAAGATATGATTGCCAATACACGTGAATTGGCAGCACAAAGTGATAAGAAAAATCCACAAGATTTTGCACTTTGGAAAAAAGCCGAACCACAGCACATTATGCGTTGGCCTTCTCCTTGGAGCGATGGTTTCCCAGGGTGGCACTTAGAGTGTACCGTAATGAGCACAAAATATTTAGGTAATCAATTTGATATTCACGGTGGCGGAATGGACTTAAAATTCCCCCATCACGAATGTGAAATTGCACAAGCCGAAGCTTCTAATGGTCAAAATCCTGTGAATTACTGGATGCACGCCAATATGCTTACGCTTAACGGTAAAAAAATGTCAAAATCTACTGGAAACTTTATTCTTCCACGGGATATGTTTACGGGTAACAATGATATTTTCAACAAGCCGTTTGCACCCACTGTGGTTAAGTTCTTTATGTATCAAGCCCAATATCGAAGCATTTTAGACTTTTCAAAAGAAGCATTAGAGGCTTCTCAAAAAGGCTTCAATCGTTTAATGGATGCTTATCGCTCCATTGGCGGTGTAAAAACTTCAGAAAGCAGCAGTATAGATGTAACACGATGGCGTCAATCTTGTTATGATGCCATGAATGACGACTTTAACAGTCCTATTCTTATTGCACAGTTGTTTGAGGCAGCTAAGTTTATCAATGCGTTATTAGATGACACCGAAACCATTACCGAAAAAGACTTGCAACTATTACAAGAGACTATGCAAGATTTTATTTTCGATGTATTAGGATTGGTTGATATCGCAGAAAGCAATGAACAAGATGGTAATAAATTAAATGAAACCATACAATTGCTTATTGAACTTAGAGATCAAGCACGTGCCAATAAAGATTTTGCAACAAGTGATCGAATTCGGGATGAATTGCAAAAAGCAGGAATACAACTTAAAGACGGAAAAGAAGGCACTACCTTTTCACTTAATTAA
- the folE gene encoding GTP cyclohydrolase I FolE, protein MDLEKQLKDIEAMGDDHVASSTDTPLRPDAFELSDIEKIERIKKDVHNIMNTLGLDLTDDSLKGTPNRVAKMFVQEIFGGLHPDRKPKASTFDNKYKYGEMLVEKNITLYSTCEHHLLPIVGKAHIAYISNGTVVGLSKMNRIVDYYAKRPQVQERLTMQVVKELQKVLNTDDVACVIDAKHLCVNSRGIRDIDSSTVTSEFGGKFKNAETRRDFLDYINLDTEF, encoded by the coding sequence ATGGATTTAGAAAAACAGCTAAAAGATATTGAAGCTATGGGCGATGATCACGTGGCGAGTTCTACAGACACTCCTTTACGTCCCGATGCTTTCGAACTTAGTGATATCGAAAAAATTGAGCGAATCAAGAAAGATGTTCATAATATTATGAATACACTCGGGCTTGATTTAACAGACGACAGCCTAAAAGGAACACCCAATAGAGTTGCCAAGATGTTTGTTCAAGAAATTTTTGGAGGGTTACATCCAGACAGAAAACCTAAGGCCTCTACCTTTGACAATAAGTATAAGTATGGAGAAATGTTGGTTGAAAAAAACATTACCCTCTACTCTACTTGCGAACATCATTTGCTTCCAATAGTTGGAAAAGCTCATATCGCATATATTTCAAACGGGACCGTTGTGGGTCTTTCAAAAATGAATCGTATTGTAGATTATTACGCAAAACGTCCTCAAGTACAAGAGCGACTTACTATGCAAGTTGTAAAAGAATTGCAAAAAGTATTAAATACAGATGATGTTGCCTGTGTTATCGATGCCAAGCATTTATGTGTTAACTCCAGAGGAATACGCGATATAGATAGCAGTACTGTTACTAGTGAATTTGGCGGAAAATTTAAAAACGCTGAAACGCGACGCGATTTTTTAGATTATATTAATCTAGATACTGAATTTTAA
- a CDS encoding DUF1573 domain-containing protein yields the protein MKKLALIAFVAFFGFAANAQAKFEFKSETIDYGEIAKGSDGVRVFEFTNTGDEPLVVTDVKSSCGCTVPKKPDGAVAPGESSSIQVKYDTNRVGPIRKTVTVYSNADEPVKALKIKGTVLSDSKSVLEKTK from the coding sequence ATGAAAAAATTAGCATTAATTGCATTTGTAGCGTTTTTTGGATTTGCCGCCAATGCACAAGCAAAATTTGAATTTAAATCTGAAACCATAGACTACGGCGAAATCGCAAAAGGAAGCGATGGCGTTCGTGTTTTTGAATTTACCAACACTGGTGATGAGCCATTAGTGGTAACCGATGTTAAGTCTAGTTGCGGTTGCACCGTACCTAAAAAACCAGATGGCGCTGTTGCTCCAGGTGAGTCTAGCAGTATTCAAGTAAAATACGATACAAACCGCGTAGGTCCTATTAGAAAAACGGTAACAGTTTATTCTAATGCCGATGAGCCTGTTAAAGCCCTTAAAATAAAGGGGACTGTCTTATCAGATAGTAAAAGTGTTTTAGAAAAAACAAAGTAA
- a CDS encoding valine--tRNA ligase: MAVAAKYNAQDIENKWYSHWMENGYFHSEVNEKEPYAIVIPPPNVTGVLHMGHMLNNTIQDVLIRRARLKGYNACWVPGTDHASIATEAKVVAKLKSEGIDKNSLTREDFLEHAWEWTHKHGGIILDQLKKLGASCDWERTKFTMDDDMSASVIKVFVDLYKKGHVYRGYRMVNWDPQAKTTLSDEEVIHIEKQGNLYYLNYKIEGSDESLTIATTRPETILGDTAICINPNDERFTHLKGKKAIVPICNRVIPIIEDEYVDLEFGTGCLKVTPAHDENDKMLGDKHNLDVIDILNDDATLNEHGLHFQGKGRFVVRKEIVAELKELGVLDKVEQHTNKIGTSERTGAVIEPKLSDQWFLKMKELAQPALDSVLEKDIKLVPEKFINTYRHWMENVRDWNISRQLWWGHQIPAYYYGSGKEDFVVAESVEEALHLAKEKSGNAALKATDLIQDADALDTWFSSWLWPISVFNGILEPDNDEINYYYPTKDLVTAPEILFFWVARMIIAGYEYRDEKPFSSVYLTGIVRDKQRRKMSKSLGNSPDPIELMNKYGADGVRVGMLLSSPAGNDLMFEEDLCKQGSGFVNKIWNAYRLIDGWEISEEKAETETDAIAINWYKNKFAKTIAEIEDHYSKYRISDALMATYKLVWDDFCSWLLEMVKPGFGKPISATTFKKVIAVLEDNLKILHPFVPFISEEIWQSITPRSKEEALIVAEWPTDMDFDEKLIKDFEFASEVISGIRTIRKQKNISFKDTISVSVINNEKAEATFDSVIKKLGNLSELEYVSEKIEGALTFRVKSNEYFVPIEGAIDVEDEIAKLSEELKYTEGFLKSVQGKLKNERFVNNAPEKVVAMEKNKEADALAKIETLKASLASLK; the protein is encoded by the coding sequence ATGGCAGTAGCGGCAAAATATAATGCTCAAGATATTGAAAACAAATGGTATAGCCATTGGATGGAGAATGGATATTTTCATTCCGAAGTAAACGAAAAAGAACCATATGCCATTGTAATACCACCTCCTAACGTAACAGGAGTGTTGCATATGGGGCATATGCTTAACAATACCATTCAAGATGTGTTGATACGGCGTGCTCGCTTAAAAGGCTATAACGCTTGTTGGGTTCCGGGTACGGATCACGCATCTATCGCCACCGAAGCCAAAGTTGTGGCTAAATTAAAGAGCGAAGGGATTGATAAAAATAGCCTGACACGCGAAGATTTTTTAGAACACGCATGGGAATGGACGCACAAACACGGAGGGATCATTTTAGACCAACTAAAAAAATTGGGAGCTTCTTGTGATTGGGAGCGTACTAAGTTTACGATGGATGACGATATGTCAGCGTCTGTAATCAAGGTTTTTGTCGATTTATATAAAAAAGGACACGTATATCGTGGATACCGAATGGTAAACTGGGATCCGCAGGCTAAAACTACTTTATCTGATGAAGAAGTAATTCATATTGAAAAACAAGGAAATTTATATTACTTAAATTATAAAATTGAAGGAAGTGATGAGTCGCTAACCATTGCTACCACACGTCCTGAAACTATATTAGGCGATACTGCTATTTGTATTAACCCAAATGATGAACGTTTTACGCACTTAAAGGGAAAGAAAGCAATTGTGCCTATCTGTAACCGAGTAATACCTATTATTGAAGATGAATATGTAGATCTTGAGTTTGGTACCGGTTGCTTAAAAGTTACCCCTGCGCATGATGAGAATGATAAAATGTTAGGTGATAAGCACAATTTGGATGTAATCGATATTTTAAACGACGATGCTACCCTAAACGAACATGGTCTACATTTTCAAGGAAAAGGCCGTTTTGTGGTTAGAAAAGAAATTGTTGCCGAATTAAAAGAATTAGGTGTTTTAGACAAAGTAGAACAACACACCAATAAAATTGGGACGAGCGAGCGTACTGGAGCTGTTATCGAGCCGAAACTGAGCGATCAATGGTTCTTAAAGATGAAAGAATTAGCACAACCTGCTTTAGATTCTGTACTTGAAAAAGACATTAAATTAGTTCCTGAAAAGTTCATCAATACATATCGCCATTGGATGGAAAACGTCCGCGACTGGAATATTTCGCGTCAGTTATGGTGGGGACACCAGATCCCTGCGTATTATTACGGAAGCGGGAAAGAAGATTTCGTTGTGGCAGAAAGTGTAGAAGAGGCGTTGCATTTAGCTAAAGAAAAATCGGGTAATGCAGCTTTAAAAGCAACCGATTTAATTCAAGATGCCGATGCGTTAGATACTTGGTTCTCGTCTTGGTTATGGCCCATTAGTGTTTTCAACGGAATTCTGGAGCCCGATAATGATGAGATAAACTATTATTATCCTACAAAAGACTTAGTGACCGCCCCCGAAATCTTATTTTTCTGGGTAGCGCGAATGATTATCGCAGGGTATGAGTACCGTGATGAAAAACCGTTTAGCAGTGTTTATTTAACTGGAATTGTACGCGACAAACAACGCCGCAAGATGAGTAAGTCTTTAGGAAATTCACCAGATCCTATCGAGTTGATGAATAAATACGGAGCCGATGGTGTGCGTGTTGGGATGTTATTAAGTTCGCCTGCTGGGAACGATTTAATGTTTGAAGAGGACCTTTGTAAGCAGGGGAGTGGTTTTGTAAATAAAATATGGAATGCCTATCGATTAATTGACGGTTGGGAAATTTCCGAAGAAAAAGCAGAAACCGAAACCGATGCCATTGCCATCAATTGGTATAAAAATAAGTTTGCAAAAACCATCGCTGAAATTGAAGACCATTACAGCAAGTACAGAATTAGTGATGCACTAATGGCTACTTATAAGCTAGTTTGGGATGATTTCTGTTCTTGGTTGTTAGAAATGGTGAAACCAGGGTTTGGAAAGCCAATTTCGGCCACAACGTTTAAAAAAGTAATTGCTGTTTTAGAGGATAACCTTAAAATATTACATCCGTTTGTTCCTTTTATTTCTGAAGAAATCTGGCAAAGTATTACCCCTCGTTCTAAAGAAGAAGCTTTGATAGTTGCTGAATGGCCAACCGATATGGATTTTGATGAAAAACTGATAAAAGATTTCGAATTTGCTTCGGAAGTAATTTCAGGGATTCGTACTATTAGAAAACAAAAGAATATTTCATTTAAAGATACTATCTCGGTTTCTGTGATCAATAACGAAAAAGCAGAAGCTACTTTTGATTCGGTAATAAAGAAACTGGGAAATCTTTCCGAGTTAGAATATGTTTCAGAAAAAATAGAAGGAGCATTAACCTTTAGGGTTAAAAGCAATGAATACTTTGTGCCTATTGAGGGAGCGATTGATGTAGAAGATGAAATAGCTAAATTGAGTGAAGAACTTAAATATACGGAAGGCTTTTTAAAAAGTGTTCAAGGTAAACTTAAAAATGAGCGATTTGTAAACAACGCCCCTGAAAAAGTAGTAGCGATGGAAAAAAATAAGGAAGCAGATGCATTGGCTAAAATAGAAACACTAAAAGCCAGTTTAGCTTCTTTAAAATAG
- a CDS encoding acyl-CoA-binding protein encodes MNDKELDTAFQKAVDSINEHTEPFPADVLLRLYAYYKRATSDTDSARSSKPLISAFKTNALFQTQGMTTREAKLKYIEAVNTYFLYRK; translated from the coding sequence ATGAATGATAAAGAATTAGATACTGCCTTTCAAAAAGCCGTCGATAGTATCAATGAGCACACTGAGCCGTTTCCTGCAGATGTTTTGTTACGACTCTATGCTTATTACAAAAGAGCCACTAGCGATACCGATTCTGCACGAAGCAGCAAACCCCTTATTTCTGCTTTTAAAACCAATGCCCTATTTCAAACACAGGGTATGACAACACGCGAAGCAAAACTAAAATACATTGAAGCAGTAAACACGTATTTTCTCTATCGTAAATAA
- a CDS encoding phosphatidylserine decarboxylase family protein, whose amino-acid sequence MFHKEGHKIILIALAICIVLSLVADYFVGNSFIKGGIVISLIVLLVLILQFFRNPKRNFITNDGQVLSPVDGKVVVIEEVFEKEYYNEKRIQVSVFMSPVNVHVTRYPVGGKVVYSKYHPGKFLVAWHPKSSEENERTTVVVKSNEFGDVLHRQIAGAMAKRIVNYAEEGQTVNQTDDSGFIKFGSRVDVFLPLDAKIDVSLNQKVTGGITILASR is encoded by the coding sequence ATGTTTCATAAAGAAGGTCATAAAATCATTTTAATAGCACTTGCAATTTGCATTGTACTAAGCCTTGTAGCCGATTATTTTGTCGGAAATTCCTTTATAAAAGGAGGAATTGTTATCTCATTGATTGTGCTATTGGTGTTGATTCTCCAATTTTTCAGAAATCCAAAACGCAATTTTATAACAAATGATGGCCAAGTGCTATCCCCTGTTGATGGGAAAGTAGTTGTAATCGAAGAAGTTTTTGAAAAGGAGTATTACAACGAGAAACGCATACAGGTTTCTGTATTTATGTCTCCTGTAAACGTTCATGTAACTCGATATCCTGTTGGTGGTAAAGTAGTCTATAGCAAATATCACCCTGGTAAATTTTTAGTAGCATGGCACCCAAAATCTTCTGAAGAAAATGAACGCACCACTGTTGTTGTTAAATCTAATGAATTTGGAGATGTATTGCATCGACAAATAGCAGGTGCTATGGCAAAACGTATTGTAAATTATGCTGAAGAAGGACAAACTGTTAATCAAACTGATGACAGCGGTTTTATAAAATTTGGCTCGCGGGTAGATGTTTTTTTACCTTTGGATGCAAAAATTGATGTTTCCTTAAATCAAAAGGTTACAGGAGGAATTACCATATTGGCTTCAAGATGA
- a CDS encoding phosphatidate cytidylyltransferase: protein MKELIVRTLSGVLYISIVIISMFTSHEWFMGLFFILSIITLSEFLKLVHLKSYLAYALLAGLLYFFSYSIFDINAVNLLLILCCFVNLFLLKDVLWVSKIPMFQKKKYVAIILYLISGFVFLTLIPVYNESFIPEIIGGVFILIWFNDSFAYIVGKNFGKRKLLERISPNKTVEGFIGGLVGAILAGFLIFKCLEIYKPELTVEFTLIIWVIMAVIASVFGTIGDLIQSKFKRQAGVKDSGILMPGHGGLYDRLDSIIFASPFIYAFLQIAYYVS, encoded by the coding sequence ATGAAGGAACTCATTGTGCGAACCCTATCGGGTGTGCTATACATTTCGATAGTTATTATTTCTATGTTTACCTCGCACGAATGGTTTATGGGCCTATTTTTCATTCTTTCCATAATTACTCTAAGCGAATTTTTAAAGCTAGTACATCTAAAAAGTTATCTCGCCTACGCTTTACTGGCAGGGCTTTTATACTTTTTTAGCTATTCAATATTCGATATAAATGCAGTAAACTTATTACTTATTCTTTGCTGTTTTGTAAATCTTTTTCTTTTAAAAGATGTTCTCTGGGTAAGTAAAATACCTATGTTTCAAAAGAAAAAATACGTTGCCATTATATTATATTTAATAAGTGGATTTGTTTTTTTAACCCTTATACCCGTTTATAACGAAAGCTTTATTCCTGAGATAATAGGAGGCGTATTTATTTTAATTTGGTTTAATGACTCATTTGCCTATATAGTGGGTAAAAACTTTGGCAAAAGAAAACTTTTAGAACGAATTTCACCTAATAAAACTGTTGAAGGCTTTATTGGCGGTTTAGTTGGGGCTATTCTAGCAGGTTTTCTTATATTTAAGTGTTTAGAAATTTACAAACCAGAACTAACTGTAGAGTTCACACTAATTATCTGGGTAATAATGGCAGTTATAGCCTCCGTTTTTGGCACTATTGGTGATTTAATACAATCTAAATTTAAAAGACAAGCTGGTGTAAAAGACAGTGGAATATTAATGCCTGGACACGGTGGATTGTACGATAGGCTTGATAGTATCATTTTTGCTAGCCCATTTATTTACGCTTTTTTACAAATAGCTTATTATGTTTCATAA
- a CDS encoding LUD domain-containing protein has protein sequence MGLFKRLLNPNKNKSDEKAKKSDTSKYYPEEKLPIDEKFTYNFNKNGGKFLYCESINEVLEAFDNILIENDWYERDVFCVDKNLSSRFDGFNLNFTTKGGSTFFLTTCESLVGKNGSILLSSNQIKEKKLNELPFNFVVFATTSQLVDTISEGLRIIKNRNTKQIPTNITTIQDFETDKEKDFMSYGSSTKNLYLLLLEDL, from the coding sequence ATGGGTCTGTTTAAAAGACTTTTAAATCCTAACAAAAACAAGTCAGATGAAAAAGCTAAAAAATCTGATACAAGCAAATATTACCCAGAAGAAAAGCTTCCTATAGATGAAAAATTCACCTATAATTTCAACAAAAATGGTGGTAAATTTTTATACTGCGAATCTATAAATGAAGTTTTAGAAGCATTTGACAATATTTTAATTGAAAATGACTGGTATGAGCGTGATGTTTTTTGCGTCGATAAAAACCTATCTTCACGTTTTGACGGATTTAATTTAAATTTCACAACAAAAGGAGGCAGCACTTTCTTTTTAACCACATGCGAATCTTTAGTTGGCAAAAACGGATCTATATTATTGTCTTCTAATCAAATCAAAGAAAAAAAACTAAACGAACTACCATTTAATTTTGTTGTTTTTGCCACTACTAGCCAATTGGTCGACACCATCAGCGAGGGGCTACGCATCATTAAAAATCGCAATACCAAACAAATTCCTACCAATATCACTACTATTCAGGACTTTGAAACTGACAAAGAAAAGGACTTTATGAGTTACGGAAGTAGCACAAAAAACCTATATTTGTTGCTATTGGAAGACCTATAA